In Methanobacterium aggregans, the sequence TCCTGGCCTTGGATGATACGTACCATGCCCTTTCAATCACCTTTTCAACTGTCTGATCCGGAGGTATGATCCCATCCTTCTGGTACCTCTTTATTAGGTCGTAAACTTCCCTTCGGGTCACATCCTCCTCAACAGCACTTATTGCAAGTCTGGTGAGAACAGGACCGTAGCCAGCCATACGCAGTGAAGCCCAGATCTGGTCTTCGTACTTGTAACTCCTCCCTTTAACAACTGCATTAACAGCATCAGCACTCATATGGGCAATGTTGTTGAGTTTAGGCCGGGAATATGTGTTGAACCTCTTTGTGACCACCTTCATGTTTCTTTCTCCAGGAATATTTCCCTTTCTTATTTCCTCCTCGAGTATATGGATGGTTGAGTCTGGAAGGAACTTAGCAGCACTTTCAGGTATTTTCATGTTGTTTTCAATTATTTCACGCCTTATAACCCTTCCAGATATTTTTTCACCCCCAACGCTTTCCTCGGGTATGATGTGGAACTTCAACTTCTTATGGTACTTCTTGTAGAGAAACTCGTTAACAGCAAACCAGCGTATAACATTCCTGTTGGGCAAATTTCGGGGTATACCACTGAATATTCCCTTTTTGGCGAATTTAGCTGCGTAGCCTTGTATGGATTTTGGGGATACGTTTGCAGCATCAACATAATCCACCACACCATCCTCTATCATCATGGCTATCCTTATGGGTACGGTGTAAGCCATTGTAAGGCGGTGGTGCAGCCCTTCTATGGGTACGATCCTGTCTGCACCTGCTTCAAGCGCCATTCGGCTTCGAGCTTCGTAGGATGCAAAAAAAGGGGCATGATTAGCACTGTAACCCTTGTTGAGATAAATAACAAGTTCTTCACCCTTCTTATCCGCAAGTCGGCGGCCTTTCTGTATCAATTTAACGTGTCCCTTATGAACAGGGTCAAAATCAGCACTGATTCCTATCATTTTACACAATTCCTTGTAACAATTCTTCAAAATTTACTTAAATATCATATAACTGTTT encodes:
- a CDS encoding cytidyltransferase; amino-acid sequence: MIGISADFDPVHKGHVKLIQKGRRLADKKGEELVIYLNKGYSANHAPFFASYEARSRMALEAGADRIVPIEGLHHRLTMAYTVPIRIAMMIEDGVVDYVDAANVSPKSIQGYAAKFAKKGIFSGIPRNLPNRNVIRWFAVNEFLYKKYHKKLKFHIIPEESVGGEKISGRVIRREIIENNMKIPESAAKFLPDSTIHILEEEIRKGNIPGERNMKVVTKRFNTYSRPKLNNIAHMSADAVNAVVKGRSYKYEDQIWASLRMAGYGPVLTRLAISAVEEDVTRREVYDLIKRYQKDGIIPPDQTVEKVIERAWYVSSKARKGVPSSEAHKMFRKGDRIGEKPPYSFDGGMHLRSFELESLENGMEASIYVDNRDRLCSEIRAEDRKIKSPLKLPALFATYLRLLVDSQFIPLTSKLIEKEEGWRIRIFVGDGH